The genomic segment CCTTGATCTTGCTGCCGTCGGTCACCGAGATCTCGGCGGCGCCGGCGACATAGCTGCCGTAGCCCATGACCTGCGCGATGCCGCGATAGACGCCTTGCGGCGCCGGCGTGGTCCAGCCGATCTTCTCGGCAACCGCGTTGAGCACCGCAAGGTGCTTGGGGTGGTTGCCCATCAGCTTGCGGCGGAATTCGAGCGGGTCCTGGCCTGCGGCCTGGGCGAGCTCGTCCATGAAGCATTCCATGTAGATCGCGTTGTGATTGACGTTGACGCCGCGCCAGAAGCCGGGCGGGACGTGCGGGTTGCGCATCGCATGCTCGACCAGAAGGTTCGGCACCGAATAGCCGATCGCGGCTTCGCCGGATTGGGCGACGCCCTGGAATGCCGCGGGATCCATCCCGTTCTGCAACGCTTCGGGGCGGAGCGAGAACAGGATAGATTGCCCGGACAGGCGGTAGTGTAGGGCGATCAAATTGTTGTTGGCATCGAACGCGCCGGTCATCTTGCACTGGGTGATGGGGTGATACCTGCCGTGCGCCATGTCCTCTTCGCGCGACCACAACAGCTTGATCGGCGTGCCCGGCATTTGCTTGGCGATCATGACGGCCTGGCGGACATAGTCGGTCTGGCCGCGCCGGCCGAAGCCGCCGCCTGGCATCACCTTGTGCACGTCACACTTTTCGGCCGGCAGGCCGGACGCTTCCAGCACCGCTGCAAACGCCGCCTCGCCGTTCTGCGTGCCGCACCAGACCTCGCATTTGTCCGCGGTGTAGAGCGCGGTGGCGTTCATCGGCTCCATGGTGGCGTGGTTCTGGTAGGGATAGGCGTAGACAGCCTCGACCTTCTTGGCGGCACCGGCAATCGCAGCCTTGGCGTCGCCGTTCTTGTTGCCGACATAGGCCGGCTGCGAATTGTCGAGCCCCTCCGCCAGCCATTTCGCGATCGACTCGCTGGAAACCTTTGCGTTGTCGCCTTCGTCCCAGACGATCGGCAGCGCCTCGAGCGCGGTCTTGGCGTGCCACCAGGTGTCGGCGACGACGGCGACCGCGGTGTCGCCGACCTTGACGACCTTCTTGACGCCTTTCATGCCGGCGATCTTGGCTTCGTCGAAGCTCTTCAGCTTGCCGCCGAACACGGGGCAATCCTTGATCGCGGCGTTCAGCATGCCCGGCAGCTTGACATCGATGCCGTAGACCATCGCGCCGGTGGTCTTGTCGGCGGTGTCGAGCCGATTGACGCCCTTGCCGATCAGCTTCCAGTCTTTCGGATCCTTCAGCTTGACGTCCGCCGGCGGCGTCAGTTTCGCCGCAGCCTCGGCGACCTTGCCGTAGGTCGTGGTCCGGCCCGACGGCGTATGGGTGATGACACTGTTCTCGGCCTTGCATTCGGAGGCCGGCACTTTCCAGGCGTCGGCTGCGGCCTGGATCAGCATCACGCGCGCGGTGGCGCCGCCCTTGCGGACATAGTCTTGCGAGGAGCGGATGCCGCGGCTGCCGCCGGTGGAGAAATCACCCCACACGCGCTTGCGGGCGACGCTCTGGCCCGGCGTCGGATATTCGGTGGTGACCTTGGTC from the Bradyrhizobium sp. WBAH42 genome contains:
- a CDS encoding xanthine dehydrogenase family protein molybdopterin-binding subunit; amino-acid sequence: MNKHISPRLNRRAFVIGTAAVGAGLAIGLDLPFGGPAVVRAADGSPEIGAWVVVRPDDTVVIRIARSEMGQGSLTGLAQLVAEELECDWTKVTTEYPTPGQSVARKRVWGDFSTGGSRGIRSSQDYVRKGGATARVMLIQAAADAWKVPASECKAENSVITHTPSGRTTTYGKVAEAAAKLTPPADVKLKDPKDWKLIGKGVNRLDTADKTTGAMVYGIDVKLPGMLNAAIKDCPVFGGKLKSFDEAKIAGMKGVKKVVKVGDTAVAVVADTWWHAKTALEALPIVWDEGDNAKVSSESIAKWLAEGLDNSQPAYVGNKNGDAKAAIAGAAKKVEAVYAYPYQNHATMEPMNATALYTADKCEVWCGTQNGEAAFAAVLEASGLPAEKCDVHKVMPGGGFGRRGQTDYVRQAVMIAKQMPGTPIKLLWSREEDMAHGRYHPITQCKMTGAFDANNNLIALHYRLSGQSILFSLRPEALQNGMDPAAFQGVAQSGEAAIGYSVPNLLVEHAMRNPHVPPGFWRGVNVNHNAIYMECFMDELAQAAGQDPLEFRRKLMGNHPKHLAVLNAVAEKIGWTTPAPQGVYRGIAQVMGYGSYVAGAAEISVTDGSKIKVHRIVASTDPGYVVNPAQVERQVAGSFVYGLSALFYGGCTVKDGKIEQTNFDTYNSMRINEMPKVETVMVPSGGFWGGVGEPTIGVAAPAVLNAYFAATGKRIRQVPLRDQNITFA